Sequence from the Pseudomonadota bacterium genome:
CAAAAAGAGGTCGCGTCTTTGCTTGCAAAAAGGGGGCGCGTCTTTGCTTGACTCATCTTCGGCTTGTCATTAGTCGACATATCTCTTGTCGCGCCGAGCTAAATCCAAAGCCTCGGGGATCCCGTCTGACGGGGTGAAATTGGTTATTGTTACCCAGTGGGTGCCACAAAAGAAAAGGTTGTTCGATTTGTTGCGATTTTTTCAAAACTCGATCTCTTCCTTCAGGCTTCTGGCCAGGAGGGTTTTGACCGCTTCGTTGCAGTCCATGTCTTCGTAGATTACCTGGTACACCTGTTCGAGAATCGGCATCTCGATGTTCATTTTGCGGGCGAGGTTGTAGGCGGATCTGGTGGTTTTGACCCCTTCGGCGACCATCTTCATCTCAGCGACGATCTGTTTAATCTTTTGACCCTGGCCGAGTTTGAGGCCGACCTGCCGGTTTCTGGAAAGGTCTCCGGTGCAGGTGAGGACGAGGTCGCCCATGCCGGCAAGTCCGGCAAAGGTCAAGGGCTGGGCGCCCATCCTGACCCCGAGGCGGGTGATCTCGGCCAACCCCCTGGTGATCAGGGCGGCGCGGGTGTTGGTCCCGTAGCCAAGGCCATCACAGATCCCGGCACCGATGGCGATCGGATTTTTAAGGGCGCCGCAGAGCTCCATACCGATCACATCGGTGGAAGCGTAAACCCTGAACCGGGGGGCGTTGAAAACCTGCTGAAAAAAACGTGCGTCTTCTCTGGTGTTGGCAGCCACGGTCACTGCAGTGGGGACACCGGCGGCAACCTCCTTGGCAAAACTCGGTCCGGCCAGAACACCTATTTTCAGAGCGGGTGGCGCGTCGATTTTGCCGAGTTCATCCACCACAACCTGATCCATGGTCATCAGGGTGTCGTTTTCGATTCCTTTGACCGCAGAAATCAACGAGACATTTTTTTCAAGATGGGGAAGAAGCCGGCGGAAGACCTCCCGGTAGCCGTGGGACGGCACCACCATCAGGACCAGCTCATGGCCGGCAACCGCCTCTTTGAGATCGGCGGTTGCGGTTAGATTATCATTCAGTTTGAATCCGGGCAGATAGGTGAGGTTTTCCCGGTTGGCAATGATCTCGGCGACATGGTCCAGACGGTGGCCCCACAGGGTGACCCGATACCCTTTTTCACTCAGCAATCTGGCCAGGGCGGTGCCCCAGCTTCCGGCGCCTATGACCGCCGCTTTACTTACAGGCACGATAATTACTCCGCGATTTTGAGGTTCGGATCACCCGCAACAAACGTGGAAAAGAATTGAAGCCTCCCCGCGGCAGATAGCAAACGGAGTGCGACTTCGAGCCGCGGGGAATCTCCGTACGTAAGAAAGTTACACATCGAATTCGCTCGTTAACCCCGCAGCAGGTAAGGGAGCCTGCGACACTCCGAGCTGCGGGGAATACACTCGCTGAGCGTGTTCAAAAGCCGGAAGACAGAATGAACGAAACACCGTTTTCAGTTGCCTTCCGGCTTCAATTTCCCCGCCGTTTTGCGGCGATGAAATTTTTTATTCCTCAATCACTCCTTCTTCGCTCTCATCATACTCTTCCTCTTCACCACCGGAAGGTTCCGCCACCCGGTCCATGGCGACAACTTTTTCACCCGCACCAAGCTTGAAGAGGTTGACACCCTGGGTGTTCCGACCGATGACCCTGACATTCTGCATATTGGTCCGGATAATTTTGCCGCCGTCGGTGATCATCATGATCTCGTCCTCATCGACCACCTGCAGGGCACCAATCGCCTTGCCGTTCCGTTCACTGGTCTTGATCGTGAATACACCTTTGCCGCCACGGTTCCTGACCGGGTAGTCTTCGACTGCGGTCCGTTTTCCGAAACCGTTTTCGGTGACCGACAGGATCGACTCGGTGAGCTCATCAACCACCACCACCCCGACTACGGTGTCGCCCGGGTTCAGGGTCATACCCTTGACTCCCGATGCGGATCGGCCCATGGGGCGGACGTTCTTTTCACTGAATCGGACCGACATGCCGTTGCTTGAGAAAAGCATGATATCGTTATTGCCGTTGGTTATAGTCGCCGAGATGATCTCGTCTCCTTCGCGAATTTTCAGAGCGATCTTGCCGCGCTGCATCGAGCGGGCATACTCCCGGAGATCGGTCTTCTTGACAATCCCGTTTTTGGTGACCATCAGCACATAGCACTCCTCACCCTCGGCAAACTCAAAATTCGTGACCGGCATGATCGCCGCAACCTTTTCCCCGGGGGCGAGGTTCAACAGGTTGACCAGCGCCTTGCCCCGACCGATTCTGCTGGCCTGCGGGATTTCAAACACCCGGCGCTGGAACACCTTGCCGTGGTTGGTAAAGAAAAGAAAGGTGTCGTGGGTGATGGCCAGATAGAGGGAACAGACAAAATCCTCCTCATGGGTCTGGATCCCTTTGACGCCCTTGCCGCCGCGCCGCTGGGCCCGGTATAGTTCAACCTGGTTCCGCTTGATATACCCCTCATGGGTGACGGTGACCACCATCTCCTCATGGGCGATCATATCCTCGGGCAGGATCTCGTCCGGGGCCTCGATGATTTCGGTACGGCGTGCATCACCATACTTCTCCTTGATCTCCTCAAACTCTTCGCGGATGATCTTCATGACCTCGTTTTCATCGCCCAGGATCTCTTTGAAACGCGCGATCTGCCGCATCAATTCTTCAAACTCAGCCACGATCTTGTCGCGTTCAAGCCCGGTAAGGCGCTGGAGACGCATGTCAAGGATTGCCTGGGCCTGGATCTCGGAGAGCTTGTATTTCTCCATCAGACCATCTTTCGCTTCCTTGGGTCCGGCCGATTTTTTGATCAGCTCTACCACCTCGTCAAGGTTGCTGATCGCGATTTTCAAGCCTTCGAGAATGTGGGCTTTTTCCTCGGTTTTGCGAAGATCATACGCGGTACGGCGATACACAATGGTTTTCCGGTGCAGGAGAAAATGCTGGAGAATCTGTTTTAAGTTCAGAATCTCCGGCCGGCCGTTGACGATGGAGAGCAGGATCACCCCGAAGCTCTTCTGGAGCGGGGTCATCTTGTAGAGCTGGTTCAAGGTGACGTCGGCAATTTCATCCTTCTTCAGCTCGAGCACGATCCGCATCCCGCGACGGTCGGACTCATCCCGGACTTCGGAAATCGATTCGATTTTCTTTTCCTTGATCAGCATCGCGATTTTCTCGATCAGGCTCGCCTTGTTCTGCTGGTAAGGGATTTCGGTGATAATGATCGACTCGCGATTCGCCTTCTTGCTCTTCTCAACCTCGGTCCTGGAACGCATCAGAATCGAGCCGCGACCGGTCTCGTAGGCTTCCCGGATTCCGGCCCGGCCACAGATAAAGGCGGCGGTAGGAAAATCCGGCCCGGTGATGATCTCCATCAGCTGATGAATGGATATCGAAGGATCTTCGATCAGGGCGATCAGACCGTTCATCACCTCGGTGATGTTGTGGGGCGGGATGTTGGTTGCCATGCCGACCGCAATTCCCGATGAGCCGTTGATCAGGAGGGTCGGCACCTTGGTCGGAAAAACCACCGGCTCCATATGGGTGTTATCATAGGTGGGGGTAAACTCGACGGTTTCCTTGTCGAGATCGGCAATAATCTCCTGGTCGATCCTGGTCATCCTTGCTTCGGTGTAACGCATCGCCGCCGGCGAATCGCCGTCGACCGAACCGAAGTTGCCCTGGCCGTCGACCAGCAGGTAGCGCATCGAGAAGGTCTGGGCCATCCTGACGATGGTGTCGTAGGCCGCCGTGTCGCCATGGGGATGATATTTACCGATCACATCACCGACGATCCTCGCCGATTTCAGGTAGGGTCGATTGTGATAGTTGTTCAGCTCACGCATGGCAAAAAGCGCGCGGCGATGCACCGGCTTCAGACCGTCGCGGACATCGGGCAAGGCCCGACCGACGATCACGCTCATCGCGTAATCCATGTAGGATTTTTTCAGCTCGCTCTCGATTGAAATATCCGGGAAAACCTC
This genomic interval carries:
- a CDS encoding NAD(P)-dependent glycerol-3-phosphate dehydrogenase; amino-acid sequence: MPVSKAAVIGAGSWGTALARLLSEKGYRVTLWGHRLDHVAEIIANRENLTYLPGFKLNDNLTATADLKEAVAGHELVLMVVPSHGYREVFRRLLPHLEKNVSLISAVKGIENDTLMTMDQVVVDELGKIDAPPALKIGVLAGPSFAKEVAAGVPTAVTVAANTREDARFFQQVFNAPRFRVYASTDVIGMELCGALKNPIAIGAGICDGLGYGTNTRAALITRGLAEITRLGVRMGAQPLTFAGLAGMGDLVLTCTGDLSRNRQVGLKLGQGQKIKQIVAEMKMVAEGVKTTRSAYNLARKMNIEMPILEQVYQVIYEDMDCNEAVKTLLARSLKEEIEF
- the gyrA gene encoding DNA gyrase subunit A, coding for MVDETKEMTDEVFPDISIESELKKSYMDYAMSVIVGRALPDVRDGLKPVHRRALFAMRELNNYHNRPYLKSARIVGDVIGKYHPHGDTAAYDTIVRMAQTFSMRYLLVDGQGNFGSVDGDSPAAMRYTEARMTRIDQEIIADLDKETVEFTPTYDNTHMEPVVFPTKVPTLLINGSSGIAVGMATNIPPHNITEVMNGLIALIEDPSISIHQLMEIITGPDFPTAAFICGRAGIREAYETGRGSILMRSRTEVEKSKKANRESIIITEIPYQQNKASLIEKIAMLIKEKKIESISEVRDESDRRGMRIVLELKKDEIADVTLNQLYKMTPLQKSFGVILLSIVNGRPEILNLKQILQHFLLHRKTIVYRRTAYDLRKTEEKAHILEGLKIAISNLDEVVELIKKSAGPKEAKDGLMEKYKLSEIQAQAILDMRLQRLTGLERDKIVAEFEELMRQIARFKEILGDENEVMKIIREEFEEIKEKYGDARRTEIIEAPDEILPEDMIAHEEMVVTVTHEGYIKRNQVELYRAQRRGGKGVKGIQTHEEDFVCSLYLAITHDTFLFFTNHGKVFQRRVFEIPQASRIGRGKALVNLLNLAPGEKVAAIMPVTNFEFAEGEECYVLMVTKNGIVKKTDLREYARSMQRGKIALKIREGDEIISATITNGNNDIMLFSSNGMSVRFSEKNVRPMGRSASGVKGMTLNPGDTVVGVVVVDELTESILSVTENGFGKRTAVEDYPVRNRGGKGVFTIKTSERNGKAIGALQVVDEDEIMMITDGGKIIRTNMQNVRVIGRNTQGVNLFKLGAGEKVVAMDRVAEPSGGEEEEYDESEEGVIEE